One stretch of Rhodoflexus caldus DNA includes these proteins:
- a CDS encoding T9SS type A sorting domain-containing protein, which yields LVSSQTHNLPVGTYRVRIDVATAEGTIIGIPSAASFQLVSATQLLGIGEGISATGTRTLRSPIAAGNTWTRDGQPIGTTQVVDAAIPGWYRLTVQVGNCNFTAERYVSANGRVEAEESASAEAKMGFKVYPNPGNGMFTLQGRQAVDGQAEVVISDMQGRVISRQSISGRRMNETIDLSHMAGGVYLLQIRQADGQVWTEKLVKQ from the coding sequence TCTTGGTAAGCTCTCAGACCCACAATTTGCCTGTGGGTACTTACCGCGTGCGCATTGACGTAGCAACAGCCGAAGGCACTATCATCGGCATCCCGTCTGCGGCAAGTTTCCAATTGGTGTCAGCTACGCAACTATTAGGTATTGGTGAGGGTATCTCGGCAACTGGCACACGCACCTTGCGTTCACCGATTGCCGCAGGTAATACATGGACACGCGATGGTCAGCCGATAGGTACAACTCAGGTAGTGGATGCTGCTATCCCCGGTTGGTATCGCCTGACCGTACAGGTAGGTAACTGTAACTTCACAGCCGAACGCTACGTATCGGCCAACGGTAGAGTAGAGGCAGAAGAGTCTGCGTCAGCAGAGGCAAAAATGGGCTTCAAGGTTTATCCTAACCCGGGTAATGGTATGTTTACCCTGCAAGGTCGTCAGGCAGTGGATGGCCAAGCCGAAGTAGTCATCAGCGATATGCAAGGGCGCGTTATCAGCCGCCAGAGCATCAGCGGTCGCCGTATGAACGAAACCATTGACCTGAGCCACATGGCGGGCGGCGTATATCTGCTGCAAATCCGTCAGGCAGACGGCCAAGTTTGGACGGAGAAATTAGTGAAGCAGTAA